The Streptomyces sp. BHT-5-2 genomic interval CTTGAGCTGCCACAGGACCACCCAGTCGCCCTTCTTCGTCGGCAGCGGGCCCCACATCGAGCGCCAGCCGACGTAGTAGACGTCGCCGTCCCGGGAGAAGCGCAGCGGGCCGGCGCCGGTGCGGTGGCCGCGGGTCTCCACCCGCACCCGGGTGGGGCCGTCGATCTTCTTGCCGGAGGTGTGCAGCTCGAAGGAGTTCCCGTGCCGGCCGGCCGGGTCGTCGACCGCTCGCACCGTGCCCGGCTTGGTCTCCGTGCCCTCGAAGTCGGCCGAGCCGCGGGCCGGGTCGGCGCGCCACAGCGTCGCCGCGTGCCGGCCGGTGGCCGGGGGCGCGTCACCGGTGCGGGCCGCGGCCGGGGCCTGGTGTGCGACCGTCGAGCAGGCGCAGGTCAGCGCGAGGCCGGCCGCGAGGACAACGCCCTTGCGCAGGTGGGGGGTTAGGGGTCGCTTCATGGCGGACTCCCGACGTGGGGGATGGGACGGGAGTGAAAGTTAGGTTTGTTTCCAGATGCCGTCAAGGGGGTGCGCGGACGCCCCACCGCCACCGCACCGAGGGCTCCTGGGGGCTATCTCCGGGCGGCGGCCGCGCGCACCGCGTCGGCCACCTCGGTGAAGAAGCGGGTGTGCGCGCGCCGGCTGACCGGCGCCTCGGGATTCCAGGGCAGCAGCCGCACGCGGGCTTCGAGCGCCCGCCAGTTCTCGTCCGTCCGCAGCGCCTCGACCCGGGTGGCGTTGGCCCGTACGTCGATCAGGACCACGTCCGGGGCGAGCGCGGCGGCCTCCGCCCAGCCGACCGTCGACCAGTTGCTGCCGGCGCCGGCCATCGGCTCGGGCAGCTCGACGCCGTGCTCGGCCAGCGCCCGCAGATCCGGCCAGGTGCCCGGCCGGGCCAGGTGCACCTTGTCCGGCCCGGCGGGGGACAGTGCCACCACCCGCGGGCGCACCGGGCCGCCGGTCGCCTGCCGCAGCGCGTCCTCGGCGGCGTCCAACTCCCTCGCCATGACGAGCGGTTCGCCGTGCCCCAGGGAGCCGGCCAGCGCCGCGAAGCGCTCCCGGACCTCGGCCAGGCTGCGGCCCGGTCCCACCGCGACGGTGGCCACCGGGACCTTTTCCTCCACCTCCTGTGCGGTCTTCGCCTCCAGTCCGTAGACCTGCTCGCCGTCGTAGGTCACCGCCACCACGAGGTCCGGGCGGACCTCCAGCAGCGTGTCCGGGCGCAGCGCGGCGCCCGAGCCGAGGTAGCGGGTCTCGGCCAGCGGCAGGTCGCCGGCCTTGGCCGGGTCGGCCGCCACCCCGTCGTGCTGGGAGCCGAACAGGCCCACCGGACGGATGCCGTGGTCCCACAGCGTGGCTCCCGCCTGTATGTACGCCGCGATCCGTTCCGGCCGTGCTCCGGCCACCACCAGGCGCCCGCGGTCGTCGGAGAACTCCCACGGTGTGCTCTGCTCCATGACGCATCGCCTTTCTGACATCATCTGTGCGCTTTTCGACGCCCTTAGTGCCGATTGTGAAGGTGTGGTTCCTCAATGACTTTCGAAGTTGTGGGTTCCGGAGTCTGTTACCTGCCCATCCGGCCGCCCCCGCACCCCTCCCGGGCCCGGCCCCCGACCCCTCGCGCGCCCCCGTTCAACCACCCGGCTGACCGCCGTCCCGACATCCGCCCGACGGCTGATCCTTCGTCACGGTATTGCCACCTTGGGTGACATGCTTCTACGGTGTCTGCTTCCCGTCCGGAATCTACGGGTGTAGACCAGCTTTGACGTGCCGTCAGGTAGGGAGCCGAGATGAGCCGTACGGTCGTCCGGGGCGGACTGGTGATCACCGCCGCCGAGGAAATGCACGCCGACGTCCTGATCGAGGGCGGCCGCATCGTGGCCGTCGCCTCCTCCGGCACACAGGAGTGGACCGCCGACCGCGTCATCGACGCCTCGGGCAAGTACGTCATCCCGGGCGGCGTCGACGTCCACACCCACATCGAGATGCCGTTCGGCGGGACGATCTCCTCCGACACCTTCGAGTCCGCGACCCGCGCGGCGGCCTGGGGCGGCACCACCAGCATCATCGACTTCGCGATCCAGTCCGTCGGTCAGTCGCTGCGCGAGGGGCTGGACCTGTGGCACGCCAAGGCCGACGCCCAGTGCGCCATCGACTACGGCTTCCACATGATCCTCTCCGACGTCAACGCCTCGACGCTGCGTGAGATGGACGGGCTGGTGAGCGAGGGCGTGACCTCGTTCAAGCTCTTCACCGCGTACCCGGGCGTCTTCTACAGCGACGACGGGCAGATCCTGCGGGCGATGCAACGGGCCGCGGACAACGGCGGGTTGATCATGATGCACGCCGAGAACGGCATCGCCATCGACGTACTGGTGCGGCAGGCCCTGGAACGCGGCGAGACCGGCCCCCGCCACCACGGCGAGGTGCGCAGGGCCCTGCTGGAGGCCGAGGCGACGCACCGCACGATCCAGCTCGCCCGGGTGGCCGGCGCCCCGCTCTACGTCGTCCACGTGGCGGCACAGGAGGCCGTCGCGGAGCTGACGGCCGCCCGCGACCTGGGGCTGCCCGTCTTCGGGGAGACCTGCCCGCAGTACCTCTACCTCTCCACGGACAACCTCGCCGAGCCCGACTTCGAGGGCGCCAAGTACGTGTGCAGCACCCCACTGCGGCCCCGCGACCATCAGGCGGCGCTCTGGCGCGCGCTGCGCACCGACGACCTCCAGGTGGTCTCCACCGACCACTGCCCGTTCTGCTTCGCCGGCCAGAAGGAGCTGGGCCGCGACGACTTCTCCAAGATCCCCAACGGACTGCCCGGCGTGGAGAACCGCATGGACCTGCTCCACCAGGCGGTCGTCGACGGGCACCTCACCCGCCGCCGCTGGATCGAGATCGCCTGCGCCACCCCGGCCCGGATGTTCGGCCTGTACGGCAAGAAGGGCACCATCGCCCCCGGCGCCGACGCGGACGTGGTCGTCTACGACCCCACCGCCGAGCAGGTCATCTCGGCGGCCACACACCACATGAACGTCGACTACTCCGCCTACGAGGGCAAGCGCGTCACCGGCCGGGTGGAGACCGTCCTGTCGCGCGGCGAACTCGTCATCGACCGGCGGAAGTTCACCGGGCGCGCCGGCCATGGCCAGTACATGCCGCGCGCCACCTGTCAGTACCTGCACTAGGAGGCCCCAGCGTGGATTTCGGAATCGTCCTGCAGACGGACCCGCCCGCATCGACGGTCGTCGAGCTGATGCGGCGCGCGGAGAGCAAGGGCTTTCGCTACGGCTGGACCTTCGACTCGTCGGTGCTCTGGCAGGAGCCCTTCGTCATCTACAGCCAGATCCTGGAACACACCACCGACCTCGTCGTGGGACCGATGGTCACCAACCCGGGCACCCGCACCTGGGAGGTGACCGCCTCGACCTTCGCGACGCTCAACGACATGTTCGGCAACCGCACGGTGTGCGGCATCGGCCGCGGCGACTCGGCGATGCGGGTCGCCGGCCGGAAGCCGAACACGCTGGCCACGCTCGGGGAGGCGAGCCGCGTCATCCGCGAGCTGGCCGAGGGCCGGGAGGCCGAGGTGGAGGGCCGCACCCTGCGGATCCCCTGGGTGCGGGACGGCCACCTGCCGGTGTGGATGGCGGCCTACGGCCCGAAGGCGCTGGCTCTGGCCGGCCGGGAGGCGGACGGCTTCATCCTCCAGCTCGCCGACCCGTATCTGACGGAGTGGATGGTCAAGGCGGTCCGGGACGCCGCGACCGCCGCCGGCCGCGACCCGTCGTCGGTGAAGGTCTGCGTGGCCGCACCCGCCTACCTCACCGACGACACCTCACCCGCCGCGCTGGCCCACGCCCGTGAGCAGTGCCGCTGGTTCGGCGGCATGGTCGGCAACCACGTCGCGGACCTCGTCGCCCGGTACGGCGAGCACTCCGCCGCCGTCCCCGAGGCCCTCACCGACTACATCAAGGGACGCGACGGCTACGACTACGCTCACCACGGCCGCGCCGGGAACCCCGACACCGCCTTCGTCCCCGACGAGATCGTCGACCGGTTCTGCGTCATCGGCACCGCGGAGCAGCACATCGACAAGCTGCGCCGGCTCAAGGCCCTGGGCGTCGACCAGTTCGCGCTCTACGCCATGCACGACGCCCGCGAGCAGGTCATCGACGGCTACGGGGCAAGCGTCGTCCCCGCCCTGCGGGACTGAAGCGGGCCCGGTGGGCGGCGGCCCGGTTGCCGCCGCCCGCCGCACACGGCAGGACCGGGGTGCCGACCACGGCGACATGGCGCGGAGCCGTACGAGGTGCACCATGGAGACAGAGGTGCACGATGAAGACCACCGAGATCGTCTCCCAGCTGCTGTCCGAACACGGCCGGACCTTCGCCGAGGAAGCCGGCATCACGCTCCGCGACAAGCCCGCACCGCTGTACCAGCTGCTGGTCCTCACGGTGCTGTGCTCGATCCGGATCAAGGCCGAGATCGCCACCGCCGCCGCCCGGGAGCTGTTCGCGGCGGGCTGGCGCACACCACGGGCGATGGCCGACTCCGCCTGGCAGGACCGGGTGGACGCGCTCGGCCGAGCCCGCTACGTCCGCTACGACGAGAGCACCGCGACCACCCTGGCCAACGGGGCGGAGCTGGTGCTCGACCGCTGGCACGGCGACCTCCGGCGGATGTGGCAGGAGGCCGACGGCGACCCCGCCAAGCTCCGGGAGCTGCTCAGGGAGGTC includes:
- a CDS encoding heparin lyase I family protein; amino-acid sequence: MKRPLTPHLRKGVVLAAGLALTCACSTVAHQAPAAARTGDAPPATGRHAATLWRADPARGSADFEGTETKPGTVRAVDDPAGRHGNSFELHTSGKKIDGPTRVRVETRGHRTGAGPLRFSRDGDVYYVGWRSMWGPLPTKKGDWVVLWQLKDYGSGAATPPLSLRARGDGTVDLEYCDPELRTTQLWHTPLTLHTWHDFVIGIKVSKDPARGWVRLWHDGTPQQLPGGTEQYRAATLRGDWVTDKWGVYRSDGIEGPATAWLNSPAVGRSYRDVAPAD
- a CDS encoding ABC transporter substrate-binding protein, whose translation is MEQSTPWEFSDDRGRLVVAGARPERIAAYIQAGATLWDHGIRPVGLFGSQHDGVAADPAKAGDLPLAETRYLGSGAALRPDTLLEVRPDLVVAVTYDGEQVYGLEAKTAQEVEEKVPVATVAVGPGRSLAEVRERFAALAGSLGHGEPLVMARELDAAEDALRQATGGPVRPRVVALSPAGPDKVHLARPGTWPDLRALAEHGVELPEPMAGAGSNWSTVGWAEAAALAPDVVLIDVRANATRVEALRTDENWRALEARVRLLPWNPEAPVSRRAHTRFFTEVADAVRAAAARR
- the hydA gene encoding dihydropyrimidinase, translated to MSRTVVRGGLVITAAEEMHADVLIEGGRIVAVASSGTQEWTADRVIDASGKYVIPGGVDVHTHIEMPFGGTISSDTFESATRAAAWGGTTSIIDFAIQSVGQSLREGLDLWHAKADAQCAIDYGFHMILSDVNASTLREMDGLVSEGVTSFKLFTAYPGVFYSDDGQILRAMQRAADNGGLIMMHAENGIAIDVLVRQALERGETGPRHHGEVRRALLEAEATHRTIQLARVAGAPLYVVHVAAQEAVAELTAARDLGLPVFGETCPQYLYLSTDNLAEPDFEGAKYVCSTPLRPRDHQAALWRALRTDDLQVVSTDHCPFCFAGQKELGRDDFSKIPNGLPGVENRMDLLHQAVVDGHLTRRRWIEIACATPARMFGLYGKKGTIAPGADADVVVYDPTAEQVISAATHHMNVDYSAYEGKRVTGRVETVLSRGELVIDRRKFTGRAGHGQYMPRATCQYLH
- a CDS encoding TIGR03842 family LLM class F420-dependent oxidoreductase encodes the protein MDFGIVLQTDPPASTVVELMRRAESKGFRYGWTFDSSVLWQEPFVIYSQILEHTTDLVVGPMVTNPGTRTWEVTASTFATLNDMFGNRTVCGIGRGDSAMRVAGRKPNTLATLGEASRVIRELAEGREAEVEGRTLRIPWVRDGHLPVWMAAYGPKALALAGREADGFILQLADPYLTEWMVKAVRDAATAAGRDPSSVKVCVAAPAYLTDDTSPAALAHAREQCRWFGGMVGNHVADLVARYGEHSAAVPEALTDYIKGRDGYDYAHHGRAGNPDTAFVPDEIVDRFCVIGTAEQHIDKLRRLKALGVDQFALYAMHDAREQVIDGYGASVVPALRD
- a CDS encoding endonuclease, coding for MKTTEIVSQLLSEHGRTFAEEAGITLRDKPAPLYQLLVLTVLCSIRIKAEIATAAARELFAAGWRTPRAMADSAWQDRVDALGRARYVRYDESTATTLANGAELVLDRWHGDLRRMWQEADGDPAKLRELLREVPRIGPVGADIFCREAQAVWPGLRPFFDERTCGTARELGLPHTPRGLGDLVPPKDHARLAAALTRVGRSEHAVRELQSA